Proteins from one Panicum virgatum strain AP13 chromosome 7K, P.virgatum_v5, whole genome shotgun sequence genomic window:
- the LOC120641188 gene encoding uncharacterized protein LOC120641188 isoform X1, with product MGRPKGGAAASSSASSKKPKPKPKQRGGVDFKKYKHKVGRKLPPPKNATSTEIKSKTIVLPEQSMASERAGMAVNKRGLTLRELLQQTAHYNANVRRAALNGIKDIVVKHPTELKLHKVAIIEKLQERICDTDKVVRESLYSILQSMIFPSLKEDNAISTRSTLFLLMANILNGMTHLSIDIQLMAFRFLELVVLNFPSSFSSYAEQAFNNFIAVLSNDRINLHDRNKLNSVLSGLGHCLSLVAKTMENDDISNRQVHDLSARELWKCTSDEDNSVGRAFAMPNLLVKLQSLVQILINSVEVSASELCAKSAIDASSSEALLSALHCLDIICRIFIHEVKKPQLRFSISKTQFGPDWLRSSLLIHLKNLWGVKRLFHEKEDGKFFIFNLKIAEIFLCLSAWIDSTMFPAEEFCHFVSSLFAKQAKTLRNKDLMEMYLSPIITCIPDLIFNAPDDSKEHLLEAFTDAFRGCKVDCKLIFPYLDAVGEMLLPEKTGTWFAEDGSGVLGYHDVWIHELPRILLQSIDKAPSVTKVVLELLLRIGQYFPTLDCENLRPFIKLFGVESSSGAVELGPFVNLARDCQELATSCLYYFPSLLPDIIGPLASCCLSDALEPLVLFRVVEVLQSTYKAGSLQITELLSFLLLLMARFRVHPGGLVTSGNPSKVSNWDTFKSLNRLILTSLSEMGDGSLVLELMWNNLSNAIAKKPSMHNMNGLFRIIVTLDAGTNKLMNEDAVKLIAGYLVDASLDLSKTIEGGFQPDKTRLFQYFIKPCTIMFDKNDKVLCSTLEMLKSFITGDDHLLSSLSNFNYPGELSCRVCAVTTILIFLCNDRKLHRNLSFGKSVIKGILDYIRHQLGSSGPNVTYEEKQKLRSAFEQLKTKALQLNCWDRSELEGLSITR from the exons ATGGGGCGGCCgaagggaggcgcggcggcctcttcctccgcctcctcgaagaagcccaagcccaagccgaagcagcgcggcggcgtcgacttCAAG AAGTACAAGCACAAGGTCGGGCgcaagctgccgccgccgaagaATGCCACCAGCACGGAGATCAAATCCAAAA CGATCGTGCTGCCGGAGCAGAGCATGGCCTCGGAGAGGGCGGGCATGGCGGTGAACAAGCGTGGGCTCACGCTTCGGGAGCTTCTGCAGCAGACGGCCCACTATAATGCCAATGTGCGGCGAG CTGCACTGAATGGAATCAAGGACATTGTTGTCAAGCACCCAACAGAGCTTAAACTGCACAAGGTTGCTATAattgagaagctgcaggaaagGATATGCGATACTGACAAGGTGGTCCGTGAATCATTATACAGTATACTGCAGTCTATGATCTTCCCATCTTTGAAAGAG GATAATGCTATATCGACCCGGAGTACACTGTTTCTGCTGATGGCTAATATTCTGAATGGAATGACCCATCTATCTATTGATATCCAGTTAATGGCTTTCCGTTTTTTGGAGCTTGTGGTTCTCAATTTCCCATCGTCCTTTTCTAGTTATGCTGAACAG GCTTTCAACAACTTTATTGCGGTACTGAGCAATGATAGAATCAACCTACATGATAGGAACAAACTTAACAGTGTCCTTAGTGGGCTTGGACATTGCCTTTCTTTGGTTGCTAAAACGATGGAAAATGATGATATATCAAATCGACAG GTTCATGACCTCTCTGCAAGGGAACTTTGGAAATGTACCTCTGATGAAGATAACTCAGTAGGCA GAGCATTTGCAATGCCCAATTTATTAGTGAAGCTTCAGAGCCTTGTCCAAATTCTCATTAATTCTGTAGAGGTTTCAGCCTCAGAGCTCTGTGCAAAGTCAGCTATTGATGCATCATCAAGTGAAGCATTGTTATCAGCCCTCCATTGTCTGGATATAATATGTAGGATATTTATTCATGAAGTGAAGAAACCTCAGTTAAGATTTTCCATATCCAAGACTCAGTTTGGGCCTGACTGGTTGAGAAGTTCCTTATTGATACATCTAAAGAATTTATGGGGCGTGAAGCGTTTGTTTCAtgaaaag GAAGACGGCaaatttttcattttcaatttgaagattgctgaaATCTTTCTGTGCTTGAGTGCATGGATAGATAGCACAATGTTTCCAGCTGAAGAATTTTGCCATTTTGTATCTTCTCTATTCGCAAAG CAGGCAAAGACACTTCGCAATAAGGATCTCATGGAAATGTATTTGAGCCCCATTATAACTTGCATACCGGATCTTATATTCAATGCCCCAGATGACTCAAAAGAACATTTGTTGGAG GCATTTACAGATGCATTTAGAGGTTGCAAGGTGGATTGCAAGCTAATCTTTCCATATTTGGATGCAGTTGGAGAAATGCTGCTTCCT GAGAAAACAGGCACATGGTTTGCTGAAGACGGTTCAGGCGTGCTGGGCTATCATGACGTGTGGATACATGAGTTACCCCGAATTTTGCTGCAATCAATTGATAAAGCCCCCTCAGTTACAAAG GTTGTTTTGGAGCTTCTTCTAAGAATTGGACAATACTTTCCCACATTGGACTGTGAAAACCTGCGTCCCTTCATAAAGTTATTTGGTGTTGAAT CATCATCAGGAGCTGTGGAGCTTGGCCCTTTTGTTAACCTAGCTCGTGATTGCCAAGAACTTGCCACTTCATGCCTTTATTACTTTCCCAGTCTGCTCCCTGACATAATTGGGCCATTGGCCTCGTGTTGCTTAA GTGATGCACTGGAACCCCTCGTACTGTTCAGGGTCGTTGAGGTTCTACAGTCAACATACAAGGCTGGTAGTTTACAGATAACAGAACTACTCAGTTTTTTGTTGCTGCTAATGGCAAGATTCAGAGTTCATCCTG GGGGTTTAGTTACTTCAGGGAATCCTAGTAAGGTCTCGAATTGGGACACTTTCAAGTCGTTGAATCGTCTAATTTTAACTTCCCTATCTGAAATGGGTGATGGCTCTCTGGTCCTCGAATTGATGTGGAATAATTTATCTAATGCGATT GCTAAAAAACCATCGATGCATAACATGAACGGCTTGTTTAGAATTATTGTTACACTTGATGCAGGAACTAATAAGCTCATGAATGAAGATGCCGTAAAGCTTATAGCTGGCTACTTGGTTGATGCTTCTTTG GATCTGTCTAAGACCATTGAAGGTGGTTTTCAACCTGATAAGACAAGATTATTTCAGTACTTTATCAAGCCCTGCACCATCATGTTTGACAAGAATGACAAGGTTCTTTGCAGCACATTGGAGATGCTTAAGTCTTTTATAACAGGAGATGATCACCTGCTTTCATCTCTCTCCAACTTTAACTACCCAGGAGAGCTATCATGTCGAGTTTGTGCTGTCACAACCATACTCATCTTCTTATGCAATGACCGGAAACTCCATAGGAATCTTTCTTTTGGCAAATCAGTTATTAAAGGCATCCTGGATTATATAAGGCATCAGCTG GGTTCTAGTGGGCCTAATGTGACGTATGAAGAAAAACAGAAGTTAAGATCTGCTTTCGAGCAACTGAAGACCAAAGCATTGCAGTTGAACTGCTGGGATAGAAGTGAGCTGGAAGGGCTGTCAATCACAAGATAA
- the LOC120641188 gene encoding uncharacterized protein LOC120641188 isoform X2 encodes MGRPKGGAAASSSASSKKPKPKPKQRGGVDFKKYKHKVGRKLPPPKNATSTEIKSKTIVLPEQSMASERAGMAVNKRGLTLRELLQQTAHYNANVRRAALNGIKDIVVKHPTELKLHKVAIIEKLQERICDTDKVVRESLYSILQSMIFPSLKEDNAISTRSTLFLLMANILNGMTHLSIDIQLMAFRFLELVVLNFPSSFSSYAEQAFNNFIAVLSNDRINLHDRNKLNSVLSGLGHCLSLVAKTMENDDISNRQVHDLSARELWKCTSDEDNSVGRAFAMPNLLVKLQSLVQILINSVEVSASELCAKSAIDASSSEALLSALHCLDIICRIFIHEVKKPQLRFSISKTQFGPDWLRSSLLIHLKNLWGVKRLFHEKEDGKFFIFNLKIAEIFLCLSAWIDSTMFPAEEFCHFVSSLFAKAKTLRNKDLMEMYLSPIITCIPDLIFNAPDDSKEHLLEAFTDAFRGCKVDCKLIFPYLDAVGEMLLPEKTGTWFAEDGSGVLGYHDVWIHELPRILLQSIDKAPSVTKVVLELLLRIGQYFPTLDCENLRPFIKLFGVESSSGAVELGPFVNLARDCQELATSCLYYFPSLLPDIIGPLASCCLSDALEPLVLFRVVEVLQSTYKAGSLQITELLSFLLLLMARFRVHPGGLVTSGNPSKVSNWDTFKSLNRLILTSLSEMGDGSLVLELMWNNLSNAIAKKPSMHNMNGLFRIIVTLDAGTNKLMNEDAVKLIAGYLVDASLDLSKTIEGGFQPDKTRLFQYFIKPCTIMFDKNDKVLCSTLEMLKSFITGDDHLLSSLSNFNYPGELSCRVCAVTTILIFLCNDRKLHRNLSFGKSVIKGILDYIRHQLGSSGPNVTYEEKQKLRSAFEQLKTKALQLNCWDRSELEGLSITR; translated from the exons ATGGGGCGGCCgaagggaggcgcggcggcctcttcctccgcctcctcgaagaagcccaagcccaagccgaagcagcgcggcggcgtcgacttCAAG AAGTACAAGCACAAGGTCGGGCgcaagctgccgccgccgaagaATGCCACCAGCACGGAGATCAAATCCAAAA CGATCGTGCTGCCGGAGCAGAGCATGGCCTCGGAGAGGGCGGGCATGGCGGTGAACAAGCGTGGGCTCACGCTTCGGGAGCTTCTGCAGCAGACGGCCCACTATAATGCCAATGTGCGGCGAG CTGCACTGAATGGAATCAAGGACATTGTTGTCAAGCACCCAACAGAGCTTAAACTGCACAAGGTTGCTATAattgagaagctgcaggaaagGATATGCGATACTGACAAGGTGGTCCGTGAATCATTATACAGTATACTGCAGTCTATGATCTTCCCATCTTTGAAAGAG GATAATGCTATATCGACCCGGAGTACACTGTTTCTGCTGATGGCTAATATTCTGAATGGAATGACCCATCTATCTATTGATATCCAGTTAATGGCTTTCCGTTTTTTGGAGCTTGTGGTTCTCAATTTCCCATCGTCCTTTTCTAGTTATGCTGAACAG GCTTTCAACAACTTTATTGCGGTACTGAGCAATGATAGAATCAACCTACATGATAGGAACAAACTTAACAGTGTCCTTAGTGGGCTTGGACATTGCCTTTCTTTGGTTGCTAAAACGATGGAAAATGATGATATATCAAATCGACAG GTTCATGACCTCTCTGCAAGGGAACTTTGGAAATGTACCTCTGATGAAGATAACTCAGTAGGCA GAGCATTTGCAATGCCCAATTTATTAGTGAAGCTTCAGAGCCTTGTCCAAATTCTCATTAATTCTGTAGAGGTTTCAGCCTCAGAGCTCTGTGCAAAGTCAGCTATTGATGCATCATCAAGTGAAGCATTGTTATCAGCCCTCCATTGTCTGGATATAATATGTAGGATATTTATTCATGAAGTGAAGAAACCTCAGTTAAGATTTTCCATATCCAAGACTCAGTTTGGGCCTGACTGGTTGAGAAGTTCCTTATTGATACATCTAAAGAATTTATGGGGCGTGAAGCGTTTGTTTCAtgaaaag GAAGACGGCaaatttttcattttcaatttgaagattgctgaaATCTTTCTGTGCTTGAGTGCATGGATAGATAGCACAATGTTTCCAGCTGAAGAATTTTGCCATTTTGTATCTTCTCTATTCGCAAAG GCAAAGACACTTCGCAATAAGGATCTCATGGAAATGTATTTGAGCCCCATTATAACTTGCATACCGGATCTTATATTCAATGCCCCAGATGACTCAAAAGAACATTTGTTGGAG GCATTTACAGATGCATTTAGAGGTTGCAAGGTGGATTGCAAGCTAATCTTTCCATATTTGGATGCAGTTGGAGAAATGCTGCTTCCT GAGAAAACAGGCACATGGTTTGCTGAAGACGGTTCAGGCGTGCTGGGCTATCATGACGTGTGGATACATGAGTTACCCCGAATTTTGCTGCAATCAATTGATAAAGCCCCCTCAGTTACAAAG GTTGTTTTGGAGCTTCTTCTAAGAATTGGACAATACTTTCCCACATTGGACTGTGAAAACCTGCGTCCCTTCATAAAGTTATTTGGTGTTGAAT CATCATCAGGAGCTGTGGAGCTTGGCCCTTTTGTTAACCTAGCTCGTGATTGCCAAGAACTTGCCACTTCATGCCTTTATTACTTTCCCAGTCTGCTCCCTGACATAATTGGGCCATTGGCCTCGTGTTGCTTAA GTGATGCACTGGAACCCCTCGTACTGTTCAGGGTCGTTGAGGTTCTACAGTCAACATACAAGGCTGGTAGTTTACAGATAACAGAACTACTCAGTTTTTTGTTGCTGCTAATGGCAAGATTCAGAGTTCATCCTG GGGGTTTAGTTACTTCAGGGAATCCTAGTAAGGTCTCGAATTGGGACACTTTCAAGTCGTTGAATCGTCTAATTTTAACTTCCCTATCTGAAATGGGTGATGGCTCTCTGGTCCTCGAATTGATGTGGAATAATTTATCTAATGCGATT GCTAAAAAACCATCGATGCATAACATGAACGGCTTGTTTAGAATTATTGTTACACTTGATGCAGGAACTAATAAGCTCATGAATGAAGATGCCGTAAAGCTTATAGCTGGCTACTTGGTTGATGCTTCTTTG GATCTGTCTAAGACCATTGAAGGTGGTTTTCAACCTGATAAGACAAGATTATTTCAGTACTTTATCAAGCCCTGCACCATCATGTTTGACAAGAATGACAAGGTTCTTTGCAGCACATTGGAGATGCTTAAGTCTTTTATAACAGGAGATGATCACCTGCTTTCATCTCTCTCCAACTTTAACTACCCAGGAGAGCTATCATGTCGAGTTTGTGCTGTCACAACCATACTCATCTTCTTATGCAATGACCGGAAACTCCATAGGAATCTTTCTTTTGGCAAATCAGTTATTAAAGGCATCCTGGATTATATAAGGCATCAGCTG GGTTCTAGTGGGCCTAATGTGACGTATGAAGAAAAACAGAAGTTAAGATCTGCTTTCGAGCAACTGAAGACCAAAGCATTGCAGTTGAACTGCTGGGATAGAAGTGAGCTGGAAGGGCTGTCAATCACAAGATAA